In Arachis hypogaea cultivar Tifrunner unplaced genomic scaffold, arahy.Tifrunner.gnm2.J5K5 arahy.Tifrunner.gnm2.scaffold_51, whole genome shotgun sequence, one genomic interval encodes:
- the LOC114927204 gene encoding replication factor C subunit 3 isoform X2, whose amino-acid sequence MESRRSKAMAAQKNGRRSNQERKMALIQDVDKLKRKLRHEENVHSILNTCFLSCQEQSRSGCTRTEKARHWRWISWDVLLTYCSRMQVKVENRTWKVDAGSRSIDHELTTLSSANHIEMSPNDAGFQDRYIVQEIIKEMAKNRPIDTKGKKGFKVLVLNDVDKLSREAPHSLRQTMEKYSAYCRLILCCNSSSRVTEAICSRCLNVRINAPSEDKIVEVLEFIGKKEGLHLPPGFASRIAEKSNRNLRRAMLSFETCRVQQYPFTNKQAIPPMDWEEYISEIPSDTMKEQSPKGLLYTEFTL is encoded by the exons ATGGAAAGTAGAAGGAGCAAAGCAATGGCTGCACAGAAAAATGGGCGTCGATcaaatcaagaaagaaaaatggctTTGATACAAGAT GTTGATAAATTGAAGAGAAAGCTGAGACATGAAGAGAATGTGCATAGTATACTTAAtacttgctttctttcttgtCAG GAACAAAGTCGAAGTGGTTGCACTAGAACAGAAAAGGCTAGGCATTGGCGATGGATCAGTTGGGATGTTCTCCTCACTTATTGTTCGCGCATGCAG GTGAAGGTGGAAAACAGGACCTGGAAAGTGGAT GCTGGTAGTAGATCGATTGATCATGAGCTGACAACACTATCAAGTGCCAACCACATTGAAATGAGTCCAAATGATGCAGGTTTTCAGGATAGATACATTGTTCAAGAAATAATCAAAGAAATGGCTAAGAATAGACCTATTGATACCAAAGGGAAGAAAGGATTTAAAG TACTGGTGCTCAATGATGTGGACAAACTCTCTAGAGAAGCACCACATTCTCTCCGCCAAACCATGGAGAAGTACAGTGCTTATTGCAGATTGATTCTGTGTTGCAATAGTTCTTCAAGAGTCACAGAAGCTATCTGCTCTCGTTGTCTGAATGTGCGAATAAATGCACCAAGTGAAGATAAG ATTGTTGAAGTTTTGGAATTCATTGGTAAGAAAGAAGGGCTGCATCTTCCCCCTGGTTTTGCTAGTCGCATAGCAGAGAAATCAAATAGAAATTTAAGGAGGGCCATGTTGTCTTTTGAGACTTGCCGTGTACAACA GTATCCTTTCactaacaaacaagcaattcCCCCAATGGACTGGGAGGAATATATTTCCGAAATTCCATCTGATACAATGAAGGAACAGAGCCCAAAAGGTTTGCTTTATACAGAGTTTACCCTCTAG
- the LOC114927204 gene encoding replication factor C subunit 3 isoform X1, with product MESRRSKAMAAQKNGRRSNQERKMALIQDVDKLKRKLRHEENVHSILNTCFLSCQEQSRSGCTRTEKARHWRWISWDVLLTYCSRMQVKVENRTWKVDAGSRSIDHELTTLSSANHIEMSPNDAGFQDRYIVQEIIKEMAKNRPIDTKGKKGFKVLVLNDVDKLSREAPHSLRQTMEKYSAYCRLILCCNSSSRVTEAICSRCLNVRINAPSEDKIVEVLEFIGKKEGLHLPPGFASRIAEKSNRNLRRAMLSFETCRVQQYPFTNKQAIPPMDWEEYISEIPSDTMKEQSPKGLLCRDICSHSLRIGSHSI from the exons ATGGAAAGTAGAAGGAGCAAAGCAATGGCTGCACAGAAAAATGGGCGTCGATcaaatcaagaaagaaaaatggctTTGATACAAGAT GTTGATAAATTGAAGAGAAAGCTGAGACATGAAGAGAATGTGCATAGTATACTTAAtacttgctttctttcttgtCAG GAACAAAGTCGAAGTGGTTGCACTAGAACAGAAAAGGCTAGGCATTGGCGATGGATCAGTTGGGATGTTCTCCTCACTTATTGTTCGCGCATGCAG GTGAAGGTGGAAAACAGGACCTGGAAAGTGGAT GCTGGTAGTAGATCGATTGATCATGAGCTGACAACACTATCAAGTGCCAACCACATTGAAATGAGTCCAAATGATGCAGGTTTTCAGGATAGATACATTGTTCAAGAAATAATCAAAGAAATGGCTAAGAATAGACCTATTGATACCAAAGGGAAGAAAGGATTTAAAG TACTGGTGCTCAATGATGTGGACAAACTCTCTAGAGAAGCACCACATTCTCTCCGCCAAACCATGGAGAAGTACAGTGCTTATTGCAGATTGATTCTGTGTTGCAATAGTTCTTCAAGAGTCACAGAAGCTATCTGCTCTCGTTGTCTGAATGTGCGAATAAATGCACCAAGTGAAGATAAG ATTGTTGAAGTTTTGGAATTCATTGGTAAGAAAGAAGGGCTGCATCTTCCCCCTGGTTTTGCTAGTCGCATAGCAGAGAAATCAAATAGAAATTTAAGGAGGGCCATGTTGTCTTTTGAGACTTGCCGTGTACAACA GTATCCTTTCactaacaaacaagcaattcCCCCAATGGACTGGGAGGAATATATTTCCGAAATTCCATCTGATACAATGAAGGAACAGAGCCCAAAAG GTTTGCTATGCAGAGATATTTGCTCTCATTCCCTAAGAATTGGATCTCACTCAATCTGA
- the LOC114927204 gene encoding replication factor C subunit 3 isoform X3, protein MESRRSKAMAAQKNGRRSNQERKMALIQDEQSRSGCTRTEKARHWRWISWDVLLTYCSRMQVKVENRTWKVDAGSRSIDHELTTLSSANHIEMSPNDAGFQDRYIVQEIIKEMAKNRPIDTKGKKGFKVLVLNDVDKLSREAPHSLRQTMEKYSAYCRLILCCNSSSRVTEAICSRCLNVRINAPSEDKIVEVLEFIGKKEGLHLPPGFASRIAEKSNRNLRRAMLSFETCRVQQYPFTNKQAIPPMDWEEYISEIPSDTMKEQSPKGLLCRDICSHSLRIGSHSI, encoded by the exons ATGGAAAGTAGAAGGAGCAAAGCAATGGCTGCACAGAAAAATGGGCGTCGATcaaatcaagaaagaaaaatggctTTGATACAAGAT GAACAAAGTCGAAGTGGTTGCACTAGAACAGAAAAGGCTAGGCATTGGCGATGGATCAGTTGGGATGTTCTCCTCACTTATTGTTCGCGCATGCAG GTGAAGGTGGAAAACAGGACCTGGAAAGTGGAT GCTGGTAGTAGATCGATTGATCATGAGCTGACAACACTATCAAGTGCCAACCACATTGAAATGAGTCCAAATGATGCAGGTTTTCAGGATAGATACATTGTTCAAGAAATAATCAAAGAAATGGCTAAGAATAGACCTATTGATACCAAAGGGAAGAAAGGATTTAAAG TACTGGTGCTCAATGATGTGGACAAACTCTCTAGAGAAGCACCACATTCTCTCCGCCAAACCATGGAGAAGTACAGTGCTTATTGCAGATTGATTCTGTGTTGCAATAGTTCTTCAAGAGTCACAGAAGCTATCTGCTCTCGTTGTCTGAATGTGCGAATAAATGCACCAAGTGAAGATAAG ATTGTTGAAGTTTTGGAATTCATTGGTAAGAAAGAAGGGCTGCATCTTCCCCCTGGTTTTGCTAGTCGCATAGCAGAGAAATCAAATAGAAATTTAAGGAGGGCCATGTTGTCTTTTGAGACTTGCCGTGTACAACA GTATCCTTTCactaacaaacaagcaattcCCCCAATGGACTGGGAGGAATATATTTCCGAAATTCCATCTGATACAATGAAGGAACAGAGCCCAAAAG GTTTGCTATGCAGAGATATTTGCTCTCATTCCCTAAGAATTGGATCTCACTCAATCTGA
- the LOC114927204 gene encoding replication factor C subunit 3 isoform X5 — MQVKVENRTWKVDAGSRSIDHELTTLSSANHIEMSPNDAGFQDRYIVQEIIKEMAKNRPIDTKGKKGFKVLVLNDVDKLSREAPHSLRQTMEKYSAYCRLILCCNSSSRVTEAICSRCLNVRINAPSEDKIVEVLEFIGKKEGLHLPPGFASRIAEKSNRNLRRAMLSFETCRVQQYPFTNKQAIPPMDWEEYISEIPSDTMKEQSPKGLLCRDICSHSLRIGSHSI, encoded by the exons ATGCAG GTGAAGGTGGAAAACAGGACCTGGAAAGTGGAT GCTGGTAGTAGATCGATTGATCATGAGCTGACAACACTATCAAGTGCCAACCACATTGAAATGAGTCCAAATGATGCAGGTTTTCAGGATAGATACATTGTTCAAGAAATAATCAAAGAAATGGCTAAGAATAGACCTATTGATACCAAAGGGAAGAAAGGATTTAAAG TACTGGTGCTCAATGATGTGGACAAACTCTCTAGAGAAGCACCACATTCTCTCCGCCAAACCATGGAGAAGTACAGTGCTTATTGCAGATTGATTCTGTGTTGCAATAGTTCTTCAAGAGTCACAGAAGCTATCTGCTCTCGTTGTCTGAATGTGCGAATAAATGCACCAAGTGAAGATAAG ATTGTTGAAGTTTTGGAATTCATTGGTAAGAAAGAAGGGCTGCATCTTCCCCCTGGTTTTGCTAGTCGCATAGCAGAGAAATCAAATAGAAATTTAAGGAGGGCCATGTTGTCTTTTGAGACTTGCCGTGTACAACA GTATCCTTTCactaacaaacaagcaattcCCCCAATGGACTGGGAGGAATATATTTCCGAAATTCCATCTGATACAATGAAGGAACAGAGCCCAAAAG GTTTGCTATGCAGAGATATTTGCTCTCATTCCCTAAGAATTGGATCTCACTCAATCTGA
- the LOC114927204 gene encoding replication factor C subunit 3 isoform X4, with amino-acid sequence MESRRSKAMAAQKNGRRSNQERKMALIQDEQSRSGCTRTEKARHWRWISWDVLLTYCSRMQVKVENRTWKVDAGSRSIDHELTTLSSANHIEMSPNDAGFQDRYIVQEIIKEMAKNRPIDTKGKKGFKVLVLNDVDKLSREAPHSLRQTMEKYSAYCRLILCCNSSSRVTEAICSRCLNVRINAPSEDKIVEVLEFIGKKEGLHLPPGFASRIAEKSNRNLRRAMLSFETCRVQQYPFTNKQAIPPMDWEEYISEIPSDTMKEQSPKGLLYTEFTL; translated from the exons ATGGAAAGTAGAAGGAGCAAAGCAATGGCTGCACAGAAAAATGGGCGTCGATcaaatcaagaaagaaaaatggctTTGATACAAGAT GAACAAAGTCGAAGTGGTTGCACTAGAACAGAAAAGGCTAGGCATTGGCGATGGATCAGTTGGGATGTTCTCCTCACTTATTGTTCGCGCATGCAG GTGAAGGTGGAAAACAGGACCTGGAAAGTGGAT GCTGGTAGTAGATCGATTGATCATGAGCTGACAACACTATCAAGTGCCAACCACATTGAAATGAGTCCAAATGATGCAGGTTTTCAGGATAGATACATTGTTCAAGAAATAATCAAAGAAATGGCTAAGAATAGACCTATTGATACCAAAGGGAAGAAAGGATTTAAAG TACTGGTGCTCAATGATGTGGACAAACTCTCTAGAGAAGCACCACATTCTCTCCGCCAAACCATGGAGAAGTACAGTGCTTATTGCAGATTGATTCTGTGTTGCAATAGTTCTTCAAGAGTCACAGAAGCTATCTGCTCTCGTTGTCTGAATGTGCGAATAAATGCACCAAGTGAAGATAAG ATTGTTGAAGTTTTGGAATTCATTGGTAAGAAAGAAGGGCTGCATCTTCCCCCTGGTTTTGCTAGTCGCATAGCAGAGAAATCAAATAGAAATTTAAGGAGGGCCATGTTGTCTTTTGAGACTTGCCGTGTACAACA GTATCCTTTCactaacaaacaagcaattcCCCCAATGGACTGGGAGGAATATATTTCCGAAATTCCATCTGATACAATGAAGGAACAGAGCCCAAAAGGTTTGCTTTATACAGAGTTTACCCTCTAG